Within Sebaldella sp. S0638, the genomic segment TTATTATTCCTGTAGATGTATTTTTTACTACGCCTGTATATCCTCTTACAGAACTTCCTCCAGTCAGTGCAGAATCCTCGATCACTCCTATTGCTGAAGAGCGTGATCCTCCTGCTGCACTTGTAGAACCGCTTATATTTATTGTTCCGCTGTTAAGAAATGTCGAAGCAGAATTAACACGTGACGACAGTTTTAATCCGTAACTTTCCACTCCGCCCATAGAAATCTCTCCGCCGTTATGATTAATAATATTTACTACAGGATTCGTAGATTGCGGTGCATAAACCTGTATTCCCACGGATTTTTCCCCGTTAAAATTAATCTTACCAGTTGATTCATTAGCCAGTTCATATCTGTTCCCCACCACTAAATCATTATCTTCATATGTCAGTATCATTCCTACTTTATATCCTGTGTATCCGCTCGCATCTCTGTTAATTGCAATTACATTTCCTCCGGCAAACGGTGCAAGAGTGAGATTCATACTGCTGTTTTTTGCTAAGACTCCGTCTAATGCCGTGCTTGAAGTTTCGCCTGCATCTGTTATTGTTCCTGTATTCCCTATCTTACGTAATCCTTGAACTCCGCCCATATTAGTATCTGTCTGTATTTCAAAGCCCACTACCAGCGGCCCCACTAAATTCATTGTTGCAGCATTCACAAGTGTAGCATTGTATGCATTATCCAATGTAGCTATTCTTGAACCGCCCACCAGAAAAGGCTGCCGGTTAAACGCCGCCAAAGTACCGTCTCCCTGAATTGTTGTATTTGAGATGGAATCTATTGTAAGATTTTCTTTTAATGTTGCTACTGAATTATGAGATGTTGAAGTCCCGTAATCAAAATATACTTTTAACAATGCCGCGTTAAATGAAGCATATACATTCCACGCATGTCTGATTGCAGGATTGCCGGGTGTTAAAACTGTTGTTGCTATCGGCCACCCGCCATATCCATTGTTACTCTGAGTTCCCGCAATTATGTCGTAAACCCCTGTACTTGCATATGATACGGGATTTCCCGGCATTGCTGCATACGGTCCTCCGTCTGTTCCTCTTGATTCACAATTAGGATTCATAAAGTTACAGAAAGAACCCAATTTTATATTAAAGTCAGGTGCTTCTCCAAGTGTAGGCTGATCCACATTAGGACTTACAGGATTAAAAGTCTTTATAGTCAGTGACGGTACCGCAGGAGCCGACGGTGTCGAAGGTGTGAATACCGGAACATTCATAACAGGTTCCTGAGGCAGTGTCGGATTTGGATTTAACGGCTGTCTGTTTATTACCTTTGGAATTATGTTTATTCCAAGGTCTATTTCCTTTGGCTTCTGAGGTGCTTTATATATTCTGAATCCGTCTGTTTCTGTAATAAATGAAAGTTTTTCATCCAGAATGCTTCTGATTATTCTTTGATCATTTACACTTAAAGAATTGATTATATTATAGTGACCCTCCATAATGGAAGTCAGCTGACTCTCAGTAAGCAGTCCCGAAGCCCGGAGTGCATTTTCCATCTCACTATAAGCCGATTGATTATACTTCTTTTTCCCGCTGTAAGTTGTCGACACCGAATAATATTTTGCATTTTCCAGTGTATTGTCTCCCCTGCTTCTCTCAGTATAATAAGTATTCAAAAATACCTGCCATTCAAGATACTCAGGTTTTACCACATAATCACTCTGCAGATATAGATCTTTTAGTTCTCTGCTTCTCTGATTCAATATTTTCTCTAATAAACGGTAAGATTCATCATTCGATTTGCCAAGTTCTATGTTTTTTACCATTTTATTATATAATTTGTCATATTTCACCGAAACCGGTTTCTCGGCTCCTTTTACATATGACGGTATTAATGCATTTAATGCTAGAAACGACATTAATAATTTTTTATTTTTTTGCATCATCCCTCCTTGATTATTAACTAAAAATTATTTTTACAATATTATTATAAATTTGAACAGCATCTTTGGTTTTACTTCCTTCTCCTCTCACTAAATTTTTTTGTAGGATATTTAAGATAAATGATATGAATTGCTCTTTAATTAGTATATTTCTTTGATACGTACACTATCTATCAATATTTTACTAGAATATTTGGTTAAAGTCAATTTTAATCATAAAAAAATTTAAAATTAAAAAAATGTCTGACCATTAATTTTATATATTTATTTTCTATATTTTGTAATTTTTATAATTCTATCATTTAATAATTTCTTTCAATATAGAAAGCCACTCTTCTCTTGTATTTCACATTGAAATCTTTCGTTCAAAGTTTTTTCAAAGAATAAACTAATTGAAAAATAAGTTAATAATTGTACGATAAATATGCTAGAGAAAATAATAATAATTTTTTATTTAAGAAATCGGGTCTTGAAAGACCTGGTTTTTTTATTTTTCACCTAAAAATTATTTCGATATTTGTCTTACATATTTTCAAAATTTGAATCTTATTTCTGTATATGATACACTTTTCTAAAGCTTTATTTTTCTGAATTTATAATTCTTAATATGTAAAACTACAGATAGGAGACTAATAATGGAAAATCTGAACGTAACCGCTGAAAACATTAATATTATAGGCAATTTTTTATCAAGACGTGATATTCCTTCTCTGACAAAGGAAGAACTGAAAAACAGATATGCTGTTGAGAAGGCTGATATAATTATACTTTTCGGTGGGAGTATAATTCACGGCTGGGATGTTGCTGCCAAAGCGATCAAAGATGATCTGGCTGAAAAACTTCTCATCTCCGGAGGTATCGGGCATACTACCGACGAGTTACGGAGTATTATTTTTGAAAAATTTCCCGGCATAAAAACTGAAAATCGTTCAGAAGCCGATATTATTGCTGACTACATTAAACTAAAATATGACATTAATAGCCCTCTGATTGAAAACCAATCTACAAACTGCGGTAATAATGTTACCTTTGCTCTGAATACGTTGAAAGAAAATTCCATTTTCCCCAAAAATATAATAATAATTCAGGATTCTACAATGCAGGAAAGAATGGACGCCACATTTAAGCTGATTTTCAAAGATAACAGCATAAATATAATTAATTTCGCCCCTTATATTGCCAGAGTCAAAAGTGATGGAAACAAACTGATTTTTGAAAATTCAGATATCACAGGAATGTGGAGTATGAAAAAATATATAAATCTTTTAATGGGAGAAATCCCCAGATTGTGCGACAATGAAAATGGTTACGGGCCTAAAGGGATGAATTTTATTACTTCTGTAGACATTCCGGGTGAAGTTCTTGACGCATTTAATTATTTAAAAAAGTATTATGCTTCTTATGTAAGAGTGGCAAATGAGAAATTCAAATCATAAAAAAACAAGACTTTATAGGTCTTGTTTGCTTTTTATATATTCAGTTTGTAATTTCCAGATTTTTCTATAAATCTATCATATTCCTCAAGTGCTATGTCCACTTCCACTTCTCCATATCCGCTTTCTGTTAATTCCTGCATTATCATACTTTCAGAGTATTTTTGTCTTTTGCAGTTTTCTATAGCCAAAAAAAGTTTATTTTTAGGGTACCTTTTCAATTCTTCTATTTTTTCTTCATAACTTTCAGGATTTTGTGTTATTATTCTTAAATTGAAATATTTCATAAGTTTGCCTCCTTAATTGTTATCAACTTTGATATTTTAACATACAAATTAAATGAAATCAAGAATTTTTTTTGTAGTAAAATCTCCTTATTTCACGCACTTTTCTGCTATTATATTTTATATGATTTTATTGATTTTGAGCAAGTTGTTGCAAATGAAAAAATCTTCAACAATGCTTGAAGATTTTTTTGTTTTTAAATTTTATTTTTTGTATTAATATTGCATATTTCTCCGTTTTTCAAAAATCCATAAATCTAACTCCAAAAACTATTAATAAAACTTTTGAACTTAGATTTCCCAGTATTTTGGCTGATTTTTATAAATCAACTTCCAAACTTCCGCAATATACATTATCATAATGAAAAGACCACTCATTAAATAAAATCATATAATTTTTCCCTGTAGAATGTTTGTGAATTAATCCCCAGCCGCCAATATCACCTTGCTCACCCCAACTATGATAAATCCAGTGTTTATATTCAAACATATAAGTATATTCCCTATTTTTTAAACTGTCTAAGTACGAAATATCTTGTTTAGGAGTAAACTTTTCAGCTACATCCAGCAAAGGAATGACATCTGATATTTTTACTTCAATCCATGCATTATTTTCATTTTGGTACAAAATATTGTCAAAACGACACTGAACAATCGCAGACTGATCAATTTCTTCCGGATGTTCTTCCCAGCCGTTAAAAAAGGAAGTTCCCGGCATAAATAAAAGCCAAAAACTTTCACCAGTTTCAAAATTAAACGGAAAGTGCACTCTTATTATTTTAGATTCATTTTTCACAGGTATTTCCATACTTCTTTGCCAATATTCACCTTTGTTTTCCAGATCATCATCTTTAGTGAAATCCGACCACTCCACCATTGAGTCATAAGCTATTATGTCAAATTTATCTAATACTTCTTTTTTTGGTGATGCTGTTTTGTTACATGCATTGCATAAAAATGATAGTTTTTCTCCTGTATTCATAAACTATTCTCCTTCGTATAATAACTATTTAAAAATCATTTCAATTTAAAATTACTTCCTTATTGATAAAAAATCTTCAAGCATTGTTGAAGATTTTTTCATTTATTGCATTAATATCTAATATTTCTATTCTTTCGGAAATTATCAAATTTTTCCGCAGATTTATAATACCGCCTGTTAATCTCCATTCATTTTTTTCTCTTTTTCCAAATACATTAAATAGTATTTTTCAGCAAGCTTTGTTAGTTTTCCGCTTTCATCCTCACTGCCCAGAACCTTATAAAATTCTGCTAACTGAAACATTGCCCCGAGATTATCATGATCTGCCGACATTTTATAATATTTTTCAGCCAGATCTAT encodes:
- a CDS encoding ElyC/SanA/YdcF family protein, coding for MENLNVTAENINIIGNFLSRRDIPSLTKEELKNRYAVEKADIIILFGGSIIHGWDVAAKAIKDDLAEKLLISGGIGHTTDELRSIIFEKFPGIKTENRSEADIIADYIKLKYDINSPLIENQSTNCGNNVTFALNTLKENSIFPKNIIIIQDSTMQERMDATFKLIFKDNSINIINFAPYIARVKSDGNKLIFENSDITGMWSMKKYINLLMGEIPRLCDNENGYGPKGMNFITSVDIPGEVLDAFNYLKKYYASYVRVANEKFKS